The nucleotide sequence ACATGTGATTTTGAGAGGCACAGTCCCTCCCCTTACTTTTTAGCACCTCTGAAGTCAGTGGCGTCTTCTTCTCTATTGGCCTGGATCTAAGTTGACTTCCTACAGAGAGACTTTACATCTGTGGTGCAAGGTACCCGAAAAATCTGCTGAGAAGCTCTTTACCATGACTTCCTTGCTTGAGGATTTTGGACCACGTTGTGTGTATTTAGATTCCACAACTGGGTGAGTACCAGCTTGCTGTTCAAATCCTAGATGCCCCACTGTCTCTCAATGCAATATTTGACTCACGCCTTTCCTCAATGTTCCTTTCTAGGAAGCAGGTTTATTCCACGTGGACCGTTACATTGAGAGCTAACTCTTTGCTCTCCCAGCTTTTTGTTGGAAACTCCTAATAAACTCCCCATAttgggcattttttttctttcttagtgaaTATTTGTTACGTCTAACAGTTGATAGCTTTTTATATTTGATGAAGAACTTGTAAAATCTGTATAATCGTTTTTACCATTACAAAAGAATTgcagctctttttatttttccatttatactttaattttcCACATGTCAAGATTTCCAAGACATCCAATCTCTTCCACTTAAAACATCTTTCTCCTGGAGTAAATTGAGATACTTGAAGGCTTTATCTGTGTCAGTCTGTATCTAACCTccaggaaggagcctggtggggccacTCCAGCTGCCGCCACATGGTGTCGCTGTTGAATaccttcagtgcagttcagtgaATGCTTGTCCGTTGTTCTTGGCTGAGCCAGATCCTGGCTCAGGCCAGTGGTGCCCCACACTAAGATTCCCAAATTACAGCCTCTTTAGTATACCCTGATAAACTCAGTTACATGGTTTAGGTCTTCAGGGACTACTAATCTGATGGACATACAAGATCCAAACCAGCTTgtatcactaactcctggaccTGTGCTGAACCCAGTTATTGGTCTGGAATCCACTTCATCTGGGGACCCCAATCCATTGTCCCTCAAATGGGGAGGTGTTGAGCATTAAATCTCTTCTACCCAGAGTCCCGCCTCCCTGCAGGGCTATTTCTACATAATCCAGAAAGGCCATTCAAAGGACAGCTGCCTTACAAATGAAAAACCCACCCCAAGGTGGTGATTGCTGGTTCTAGATCAGGACCCTCCAGCCTTCCAATTGTTGACATACAGCCCATCCTGGGGACAAAGCCTTGAGGAGCAGTAGCTGATCTTTTGTTTTGCTGAACTGGGCTGAAACCTAGGACAGAAGAGCTAGAACACTTAGGATAGTCAGTGGGAATATTTGCAAGCCAGGTCAAGGAGGGAGGAGCAAAGAGAAGATACTCTGGACACCTAAGGAGAGAGGTCTGTGAGGAAACGGATTAAGCTTTGTCTGTGATGGGCAGCCTAAACCTGTCCTCCAGTGGCCTACAGAAACCCCCCAGCAAGGCAGATAGGACTCTCCAGTGTTTCTGCAGCTGGGTTTGTGGTTTTGAGATGGATCTGGATGGGGCCAGATGGGCCAGATGGACCTGGCATCAAGAGGACACGGACACACGCAGAGGCTTTCAAGGACACCCGGGAGCATCTCGGTTCAGCACagcagactgggggtggggggtaacaCAGGAGCAGAAGAGGGGCCTGTTAAAGTCACGGCCACAAGCTAGAGCCCCAAGTGGCTCGACCCGCTCAAAACCAACCCCAGTGAGCCCCTGAGCAATGGCGAGCCCCCTTCTCCAGCTTCCCCAGCAGGCGGCTCAGGACAGGTACTCCTGGACCGTCAGTTCCTTCAGGGTGAAGCCCCGGAGGGCGGGCTTCCGGAGCTGGCTCTCCTCCAGCCTCTTCTGCAGGGACACGAAGTCCTTGCCCAGCAGGTAGGCCAGGCGGGCCATGGCGTCCAGCAGCGGGGCGTAGTAGCGGTGGCCCTCGCGGGCCTGCAGGCACTGCAGGGCCCGCTCCCCGACCGCGAAGGCCTCGGCGGGCCTGTCCAAGTCGCGGTGGCACACCAGCATGGCGCACAGGGCGGGCACCAGCAGCACGGGGCAGTGCGCCGTGAGCTTCTCCTGCAGCGGCACCACGCGCATCAGGATGTCCAGGGCCTTGGTGTACTGGCCGGCGCGCAGACAGCCGAAGGCCTCCTTGAGCTCGGGCCGCGTGAGGAAATCGATGAACTCGCGCGAGCGGCGCACGCAGCGGATGGCGTAGAGCACGCTGAGGTACTCTTTGAGGGCCAGCTTGCGTTCCGAGATCATCTCCTCGGTGAAGTTCCCTATCAGGTGCTTCTTGGGGAAGACCACGTCTTCGATCTCTTCCCGGAAAGTCTTTAGGAGTTTCTTCTGGAGCGTCTCGAAGTCGGAGTAACGCCTTTCCAGGACGGCTTTATTGCTGTCAAAGCTCCCGGTCTGGATGACCACGATCTGGTACATCTgcggagagagggagggagcacGCCTTTGACAACAGCCTCACCGCGGGTTTGCAATGGCCGAGGAGAGCCCCAGAGCCCAGGAAATGAAATAATGATGATGCCCTGAAAGCCTGCCCTGGAAATGGGTGATCGTTATCTGAGATTCTGTTTTAAATTGGCTGAGCCAGTAAAAGCGAATCATGAATGACAAGAAGTCAACCGGAGAATAACAAAGCGACGGAGGGGGATGAGGTGGGGAAGGCATCCCGGGGTTGAAAGTCCACAAAAGAACTTGCCCGCGCAGCGAGGCTCTTTGGTGTTACAGGGTCAAAACTGAACTGGGAAGCTTGGATGAATACCATCGGTGTTTTCCAAGTGTGGAACTCCTCGGAGATGGTTTTAGGTAATATACTGGCAGTGATATTATATGGATCAACCTGGAAATGGGTGATCGTAGGCAGTGATATTATATAGTAAGGAAactattcttttctcttctctttcaagaGGATGCCAATGAAGGCACAGACTGTTTGGGTAATGATTCCAGCCCACCACAGGCTAGCTGTGTGGTTTCAGGTGGGCActtgaacctctctgagcctcagttttctcatccatgaaATAGGATAGTGACCTGGCCTGCCTCACTGggcgaggattaaatgagttgatgCACTGAAGCCATGATGTGCAGTCAGCACTGCttcagctattattattactccAGCCCCTTGCAaggagtggggagggtggggcaaAGAAAGGTTTGTGTGGCTCTCCCATTGTCATTAACTTCTTGTCTGACATAGGCTGAGATTCCATTTTAACAGAGAAAGTAaaaagttgtttagtcactcagtcgtgtctgattctttgtgaccccatgagtgtAGTCCACCGggcacctctatccatggaactctccaggccggaatactggagtgggttgccatgctctcctccaggggatcttcccaacccagggatcaaacccaggtgtcccatcttacaagtggattctttaccatctgagccaccaggaaagccctttaacAAAGAAATCAGCCTCAAGCCTAGCTTTCCACTAACCATGGTAACCAGCTAAAATTTAATGACAGCCCTGAGCTTTCTTTCTATTTACTTTAATATTGACCTTTTCTTATGCTGGTTTTCCATGTAAGGTATCTCCCTTGGAAATAAATCTGTTCATTTTAGAAAGTGATccactttacagaaaaaaaaattaggtacataataataaaaattatacaagGATCTCAAAAACAATGAAGAAGGGACACAGACAATAATAGCAGGTAACACAGGATTTAAACTGGACCATTTGCTTGTTAGAATAAGAGACTATAACTCCTCCTATCCTCACAGTGCTGAGTGGGAAATCTCACTGTTGGACTGGTTTTTGCCCAAAGAGCTTTGTGAGTTAAAGTGTGTGGATCCATTTCATGGACTGGGAGACTGAGGCCCCACCAGCCTTGCCCAATGCCAGGAAGGAGGCCGTGAAGGTGAGCCATGGCTCTCTGATCTCTGCTTACCACAAACTTGGAGACTTTCCTCTCCTCGATGCGGGCGGAGGCGATCTCGAAGAGCAGTTTGACGTGCTTCCAGCAACATTTCTGGGCCCGCCAGTACTCCTGCAGCTCCCGCGTGGTCATGCTGGAGTTGGAGCTCGGGCTGCCCTGGGCCTCTGGAAGCACAAGCACTTAAGGACTAGTACAGCTTGGTGCGCTTTAGGGGCAAGGACTGGGGGAGGAGACCGGGTCTGTCTGGGATGAGCAGAGGGAGTCCAGAAGCGCTGTGAATATCCCCCTCCCTCATCCCAAGTCTGGCATCAGCCagcctcctgcacccaatccgcCTGAATTCACCCTACCACGGACAACCTGAAACGGCCCATCCTCCCAGGTGGCTTCTTGCTGGGAAACGCAGTGTGTTTGTGGTCTATCGTCCACTTCTAGCCGTCACGAGACCCCATGCTCCAAATCCAGCAGGGATGTGACTGGTTGGTTTCTGTCCTCCCCACAGCCCTGGCTGACGCCGTGGTCCCCGCCAGCCTGCTGAACGCACCCCAGCAGATGGCACGGGGAGCTGCGAGGCTGCCTGGTTCCAGGCTCCGCTTAACtgacccctccctcctctctcatcTCATTTCCCACACTCCCTGCTTTTTCTTGCACATGCCAATTCTTCTGCCACAAATGCCATCCTCTTTCCCTGCCTGGGAAATAACAGTGTGTCTTAGATCTCACTTAGATCTCAGCCATCCTGAGACTCTTGGGAAAGACCGGGATCCTTCCTCCCCACTAAAAGCACAGGTcactgtgcattttattttaaggGGCATGTGTCCCAGGAGCCCTTTTCCAAACTCTGTCTTTCAAGACCCAGCCCACATATTGCTTCAGTGGCCCTTTGCTGTTAGAATAAGAGCCTCCCACCTTGTCCATGTAGCCTTTTCCGGGGCATCTTAAATTGTTTTCTACAGATCTGTTTCCTTACTAAACTTGAAGGCCAGCGAGGTTTTTGACTGATCCTATTTCCCCATGCCTGCACAAGGCCAGGAATAGAGCGGGCGTTCACTGGGCATGTCCTGAAGGGTTGCATGAATATGGCAGACGTTTCCTCCAGGAGGTGGCGCTATAGCAGACACTGTCTGTGCCCGGCCACGCCCCCTTGGTACTCACTAGTCAGGAACACTGCATGGGCTATTGGAAGCACTTAGGACGTCCCCCTGAGGGCTTCCTCCGGCCATTGCAGTGTGTTGTGGAGCATCCCTTGGGGATGAAGGATGGGGCCAGCGGACAGCAGCCTGGCCTCCTTGCCTCCGGGTGGGACAGCTCTGAGGTGTGCTCCATACGGTCTCCCAGATGACCCCCGTTGGGAGTCACCCACAGTGGTCATCTTTTCATCCACACCATGTACTGGTTTCCTATTCCCTTCCTCgcctccccactcccctgccaACCTCCTGGATAAACCACTTGCACCAAATCCTTGTCTCAGTGTGTGCTTTGTGATAACCCAAGTTATGTGAGCTTCCCTGTTTCTTGTAGCCTCCACTGAAGTACCcacatttgaatttcaaatgtCTTCAAATGTCTATGCCCTCCACCAAGCCCCAAGCTTCAAGCTCACCTAAGTGGTCCTCAGGTCCTGGACGTGGGAGGTCTGGGCGGGGAGCTGATGCTTTCGGCGTGGTACCTGCCATGTCCTGGCATATGGGTCCTGTCCACCCAGGACTCCCAGGATGCTTGTGACTTGCCATGCTCCAAGGCTGCCAGGAAAACAAGAGAGAACAGTGAGTGCCCACTCCTGTTGTGGGTGCTTGTGGGTATTGGGGTGCCACTTCTGAGCCCTCCACTGCCCACCTAGCCCTCTGACCAACTGACAGGTGCTAAACCTAGGTCAGGCCCTTTTCTGGACTGATCAGTCCAAGGCTGAGCAGAACCTTCTCTTATTGTTAGGGTCCTTATACTATCAAGTTACTctgaattttaaatgatgtgattTCAAGCAAAGGTAATGGCTTTGATGACAAATCAGGAGAAAGACACTGGCTTGTCCAGAAAAATGTGCCAATATCATATTATGTTACATGTTCAAATGAAATCTGTGTCCAAAACAGGGAGACTGGCATAtatccttcccttctctctctctctatctttaAGCAAACATTTACTAACAACTTGTTATACCTACTTCATATACACGCAGGCTCTTCACATCCACTATCTGGTTTAATACCCACACTAATCTgtcacagggcttccctagtggctctgacggtaaagaatctgcctgtaatgcaggagacccaggttcgatccctgggaagatcccctggagaagggaacgactgcggctaagttgcttcagtcatgtctgactctgtgcgaccccatagatggcagcccaccaggctctgccatccctgggattctccaggcaagaacactggagtgggttgccatttccttctccaatgcatgaaagtgaaaagtgaaagtgaagtcacccggtcatatccgactcttagcgaccccatggactgcagcctaccaggctcctccatccgtgggattttccaggcaagagtattggagtggggtgccattgccttctccaaagggaatgactacctactccaatattcttgcctggagaatcccatggacagttcatggtgggctacagtctatagggtcgcaaagagtcggacacaactgagcaactaacgcaaCACAAAATAATCTTGTCATGACTTCagtaacagatgaggaaactgaggtttagtcTGAGGTCATGTAGTCAGTAAGTGTGCCCAACCAGCAAAGCCTCATGCTTGTAACATGCAGGCGTCACACCCTGCATTCAGTACCCATTCTCTCACTTCATCTGAATCTATGCATAGCAGGAGTTTCTCATCTCCATGCTATGATTAAGGAACTGAGACTTAAGAGTTGCCAGGATCAAGAGCTGGTAAATGGTGGGCAGGACACCAACGCAGGCGGGTCTGCCGTCAGAATCCTCTCCCTGGTACTCAGGGGAGGGTGGGCagcgggagacctggggtttAGTTTATGCATGACTCTTGTCTGGGACCCAGGTAAGTGAGCAAGATGAGCTGGTGCCTGGAAACTATTTAACTTTTCTGGGCCTCAGCCACCTATGAAAGGGGCATAATAATCTTCATGAGGCTGGTGTGAGGGCTAAGTCGGGCATACCATGCAAAGCTTTAGCTCAGGGCTGTGCAGGTCCCAGGCACCATATAATGGGCTCTCTTAGTGTCTGACATGTGATAGATGCTCTgggaaatatttgagaaataaatgacTCTGATTTAACGTGTAAGTTGgaatagaatttaaaatgtttgagaCGAATTAGAAAAGGGGACAGTTAAAACATTGGCTCAGATGGAGTAGCTGGGGTACCACTTAGGCACAGAAATTCCAAAAAGAAGGGTGCAGATGGCTTCATCTCCTTCTTAACATGCTTGGATCCCTTAACGTGCTCAATGTCCCTTAACCCTCGGGAGTTCTCCAGGGAGGTCTGTGCTTGTGTCCAGTGGGTAGCTCTCTAGAACCCTCCATCCAGCCTCACCCTAAACAGACAGGAAACTGGAGCACGGAGCAGCACATGGTTGACCCAGGGCTGCACGTGCTCGAGTACCTTATAGTTTTTTCCCCTTAAGGAGTCTTGACCAACTGTGGATCcgtaggcaagttatttaactgcaagtctcagtttccccatctgagaGCTGTGACTACCAACCCTGTCTTGCTGACAAGATGATAGATGGCAAGGAACAGGTTCTCTACATTCTGG is from Bos indicus isolate NIAB-ARS_2022 breed Sahiwal x Tharparkar chromosome 18, NIAB-ARS_B.indTharparkar_mat_pri_1.0, whole genome shotgun sequence and encodes:
- the SNX20 gene encoding sorting nexin-20: MASHKHPGSPGWTGPICQDMAGTTPKASAPRPDLPRPGPEDHLEAQGSPSSNSSMTTRELQEYWRAQKCCWKHVKLLFEIASARIEERKVSKFVMYQIVVIQTGSFDSNKAVLERRYSDFETLQKKLLKTFREEIEDVVFPKKHLIGNFTEEMISERKLALKEYLSVLYAIRCVRRSREFIDFLTRPELKEAFGCLRAGQYTKALDILMRVVPLQEKLTAHCPVLLVPALCAMLVCHRDLDRPAEAFAVGERALQCLQAREGHRYYAPLLDAMARLAYLLGKDFVSLQKRLEESQLRKPALRGFTLKELTVQEYLS